One Cellulomonas soli DNA window includes the following coding sequences:
- a CDS encoding carbohydrate ABC transporter permease — MTTLTPDAHAAAPTAGAGRTGRPARPVRLRRAYSVDRPRRSITLTVLTAIVLVYSLIPLVWLLINASKTQADLFSSFGLWFGDDFALGSNIVDTLTYDDGIFVRWLGNTLLYVVVGAGGATALAVLGGYGLAKFQFPGKKAVFATVIGAVAVPGTALAVPTFLMFSQMGLTNTPWAVIIPSLISPFGLYLMWTFAAEAIPTELMEAARVDGASEARTFAQISLPLLAPGIVTVLLFTMVATWNNYFLPLIMLKDPDWYPLTLGLNAWNAQAATAGGQAIFNLVITGAVLTILPLVVAFLFLQRYWQSGLAAGSVKE; from the coding sequence ATGACGACCCTCACCCCCGACGCCCACGCCGCGGCACCGACCGCCGGTGCGGGGCGAACCGGCCGGCCCGCCCGTCCCGTCCGTCTGCGCCGGGCCTACAGCGTGGACCGCCCGCGGCGCAGCATCACGCTCACCGTGCTCACCGCGATCGTGCTGGTCTACAGCCTCATCCCGCTCGTGTGGCTGCTCATCAACGCCTCCAAGACGCAGGCCGACCTGTTCTCCTCGTTCGGCCTGTGGTTCGGCGACGACTTCGCGCTCGGCTCGAACATCGTCGACACGCTGACCTACGACGACGGCATCTTCGTCCGCTGGCTCGGCAACACGCTGCTGTACGTGGTCGTCGGTGCCGGTGGCGCGACAGCGCTCGCCGTCCTCGGCGGGTACGGCCTGGCGAAGTTCCAGTTCCCGGGCAAGAAGGCCGTCTTCGCGACGGTCATCGGCGCGGTCGCCGTGCCGGGCACGGCCCTCGCGGTGCCGACGTTCCTCATGTTCAGCCAGATGGGCCTGACGAACACCCCGTGGGCCGTCATCATCCCCTCGCTCATCTCGCCGTTCGGGCTCTACCTCATGTGGACGTTCGCCGCCGAGGCGATCCCCACCGAGCTCATGGAGGCCGCCCGCGTCGACGGCGCGTCCGAGGCGCGCACGTTCGCGCAGATCAGCCTGCCGCTGCTCGCCCCGGGCATCGTCACCGTGCTGCTGTTCACGATGGTCGCGACCTGGAACAACTACTTCCTGCCGCTGATCATGCTCAAGGACCCCGACTGGTACCCGCTGACCCTGGGCCTGAACGCGTGGAACGCGCAGGCAGCCACGGCCGGCGGTCAGGCGATCTTCAACCTCGTCATCACCGGTGCGGTCCTGACGATCCTGCCGCTCGTCGTCGCGTTCCTCTTCCTGCAGCGCTACTGGCAGTCCGGCCTCGCCGCCGGGTCCGTC
- a CDS encoding carbohydrate ABC transporter permease: METCTEVAHGDVNIASDTRECSVTQAVAPPAISVPVRRVRARSWSGWAFVGPFMAVFALVFLAPIVYSIYLSLFRKQLVGGNSFVGIENYQRALEDAQFWSALGRVAVFLVVQVPIMLGIALLVALAIDSGRLYGRNFFRISIFLPYAVPAVVASLMWGFMYGTRFGLVGNINDAFGVSIPNPLSPDLVLAAIGNIVTWEFVGYNMLIFYSALRVIPTSLYEAAQIDGAGQWRVIRAIKLPAIRGALVIATIFSIIGSFQLFNEPSILQNLAPNAITTYFTPNLYAYSLSFSGQQYNYSATIAIIMGVITMIVAYVVQLRGMRKEA; the protein is encoded by the coding sequence ATGGAAACGTGCACGGAAGTCGCCCATGGTGACGTCAACATCGCATCAGACACGAGGGAGTGTTCAGTGACGCAAGCGGTCGCACCCCCAGCGATCAGCGTGCCCGTCCGCCGCGTCCGGGCGCGATCGTGGTCCGGCTGGGCGTTCGTCGGCCCCTTCATGGCCGTGTTCGCCCTCGTCTTCCTCGCGCCGATCGTGTACTCGATCTACCTCAGCCTGTTCCGCAAGCAGCTCGTCGGCGGCAACTCGTTCGTCGGCATCGAGAACTACCAGCGGGCGCTCGAGGACGCGCAGTTCTGGTCCGCGCTCGGCCGCGTCGCCGTGTTCCTCGTGGTGCAGGTGCCGATCATGCTCGGCATCGCCCTCCTGGTCGCCCTCGCGATCGACAGCGGACGGCTCTACGGGCGCAACTTCTTCCGCATCTCGATCTTCCTGCCGTACGCGGTGCCCGCGGTCGTGGCCAGCCTCATGTGGGGCTTCATGTACGGCACGCGCTTCGGGCTGGTCGGCAACATCAACGACGCGTTCGGCGTCTCGATCCCGAACCCGCTCTCGCCCGACCTCGTGCTCGCCGCGATCGGCAACATCGTGACCTGGGAGTTCGTCGGCTACAACATGCTGATCTTCTACTCGGCGCTGCGCGTCATCCCGACCTCGCTCTACGAGGCCGCGCAGATCGACGGCGCCGGCCAGTGGCGGGTCATCCGGGCCATCAAGCTGCCCGCCATCCGTGGGGCGCTCGTCATCGCGACGATCTTCTCGATCATCGGCAGCTTCCAGCTGTTCAACGAGCCGAGCATCCTGCAGAACCTCGCACCGAACGCCATCACGACGTACTTCACGCCCAACCTGTACGCCTACTCGCTGTCGTTCTCGGGCCAGCAGTACAACTACTCGGCGACGATCGCGATCATCATGGGCGTCATCACGATGATCGTGGCCTACGTCGTCCAGCTGCGCGGCATGCGCAAGGAGGCGTGA
- a CDS encoding LacI family DNA-binding transcriptional regulator produces MAQGTAGTPARTGGRSRPGPSIGDVARLAGVSQQTVSRVSTGAENVRPDTRQRVLDAMEQLGYSPNHAARALRSGSFGAIGVIAHRLARTGESRTVEAVVEAARLEGYTVSLIDVQTPSSTDVTAAVKRLDHQAIDGLVIIRAEAATPTTLALPPRLPVVVSDSRFVGHHPAVGTDQTEGASQAVQHLLDLGHRTVHHLAGPADSTPAQTRVDAWRTRLRAAGRTVPEVLHGDWTSLSGYQLGRRLAEDPEVTAVLCANDEMAAGLMRALHEQGRRIPEDVSVVGFDDIPLAEYLWPPLTTVRQDFRAIGSELVALLLQQIREHTSLAGHHVVVPTELIIRASTGPARLP; encoded by the coding sequence ATGGCGCAGGGCACCGCGGGCACACCCGCCCGGACCGGCGGTCGGAGCAGACCGGGTCCGTCGATCGGTGACGTCGCCCGCCTGGCCGGCGTGTCCCAGCAGACCGTCTCCCGGGTCTCCACCGGCGCCGAGAACGTCCGCCCCGACACCCGCCAACGCGTCCTGGACGCCATGGAGCAGCTCGGCTACTCCCCCAACCACGCCGCCCGCGCGCTGCGCTCCGGCTCGTTCGGGGCGATCGGGGTCATCGCGCACCGGCTCGCCCGCACCGGGGAGTCGCGCACCGTCGAGGCCGTCGTCGAGGCCGCCCGGCTCGAGGGCTACACCGTGAGCCTCATCGACGTGCAGACGCCCTCGTCGACCGACGTCACCGCCGCCGTCAAACGCCTCGACCACCAGGCCATCGACGGCCTGGTCATCATCCGCGCCGAGGCCGCCACCCCCACCACCCTCGCGCTGCCGCCCCGGCTGCCCGTCGTCGTCTCCGACTCCCGGTTCGTCGGCCACCACCCGGCCGTCGGCACCGACCAGACCGAAGGCGCCTCGCAGGCCGTGCAGCACCTGCTCGACCTCGGCCATCGCACCGTGCACCACCTCGCCGGCCCCGCCGACTCCACCCCCGCCCAGACCCGCGTCGACGCCTGGCGCACCCGCCTGCGCGCCGCCGGCCGCACCGTCCCCGAGGTGCTGCACGGCGACTGGACCTCGCTGTCCGGCTACCAGCTCGGCCGACGCCTCGCCGAGGACCCCGAGGTCACCGCCGTGCTCTGCGCCAACGACGAGATGGCCGCCGGCCTCATGCGCGCCCTGCACGAGCAGGGCCGCCGCATCCCCGAGGACGTGTCCGTCGTCGGCTTCGACGACATCCCGCTCGCCGAGTACCTGTGGCCCCCGCTGACCACCGTCCGCCAGGACTTCCGGGCCATCGGCTCCGAGCTCGTCGCCCTGCTCCTCCAGCAGATCCGCGAGCACACCTCGCTCGCCGGGCACCACGTCGTCGTCCCCACCGAGCTGATCATCCGGGCCAGCACGGGGCCCGCCCGGCTGCCCTGA
- a CDS encoding MFS transporter, translated as MTERSATTGTEAGPTGRRGVTRPQAWYLLFGFLSQLGLWIAMSTLPWYALQSAGGIRALAVVQSFQFLPGLVLAPVAGAWADRLRPTTMLRWTTATSTASIGGAGVLCLGSSWGHVLGIAVLAALMTATSVVVFSAIQVLLGSLVADQDRTRLMGLAGMNGSLCRVLGPAASASLIVLGGASTALAAGAVSAALAALAVVPLRKIERFDASRPRGRLLDGARYVRSRPELAHDLLVFTVVSLIVLNFSTLVPLAVDAWYENDPRVLGAANAALGVGALAGGLLLATAKAHAATGRTVATATLGTAALLVIPTGRSFPALLAVLVLLGAARLVYTTVVQVRVVTATPAEHRGKVAALYAMAANGTTSIGSVLTAAVVAWGGLAAGFGLAGIVSLAATPARRTRTGDRG; from the coding sequence ATGACCGAACGCAGTGCGACGACGGGCACCGAGGCCGGGCCGACCGGGCGCCGAGGCGTGACCCGTCCGCAGGCCTGGTACCTGCTCTTCGGGTTCCTCAGCCAGCTCGGCCTGTGGATCGCGATGTCGACCCTCCCCTGGTACGCCCTGCAGAGCGCCGGCGGAATCCGCGCACTCGCCGTGGTCCAGTCGTTCCAGTTCCTGCCCGGGCTCGTCCTGGCACCCGTCGCGGGGGCCTGGGCCGACCGGCTCAGGCCCACGACCATGCTCCGGTGGACGACCGCCACGAGCACCGCATCGATCGGTGGCGCCGGGGTGCTCTGCCTCGGATCCTCGTGGGGGCACGTGCTCGGCATCGCGGTCCTGGCCGCGCTGATGACCGCGACATCGGTCGTCGTCTTCTCGGCGATCCAGGTTCTGCTCGGATCTCTCGTCGCCGACCAGGACCGCACACGCCTGATGGGCCTGGCCGGCATGAACGGGTCGCTGTGCCGGGTGCTCGGGCCTGCGGCCTCCGCCTCCCTCATCGTCCTCGGCGGCGCCTCCACGGCCCTCGCCGCCGGGGCCGTGAGCGCGGCGCTGGCCGCGCTCGCCGTCGTCCCGCTGCGCAAGATCGAGCGGTTCGACGCGAGCCGACCACGTGGCCGGCTGCTCGACGGCGCCCGGTACGTGCGCAGCCGACCCGAGCTCGCGCACGATCTGCTCGTGTTCACGGTCGTCTCGCTCATCGTGCTGAACTTCTCGACGCTCGTGCCGCTCGCGGTGGACGCCTGGTACGAGAACGACCCGCGCGTGCTCGGTGCGGCGAACGCCGCGCTCGGCGTGGGCGCCCTGGCAGGCGGCCTGCTGCTCGCGACGGCGAAGGCGCACGCCGCCACGGGACGGACCGTCGCTACTGCGACCCTCGGCACGGCGGCGCTGCTCGTCATCCCCACGGGCCGGTCATTCCCCGCCCTGCTGGCCGTGCTCGTGCTGCTGGGCGCCGCCCGGCTCGTCTACACCACGGTGGTGCAGGTCCGCGTCGTCACGGCGACCCCGGCCGAGCACCGAGGCAAGGTCGCGGCCCTCTACGCGATGGCGGCGAACGGGACGACCTCGATCGGCTCGGTGCTGACCGCGGCGGTCGTCGCCTGGGGCGGTCTCGCCGCCGGCTTCGGTCTCGCCGGGATCGTCAGCCTCGCGGCGACGCCTGCGCGCCGCACCCGCACCGGCGACCGGGGGTAG
- a CDS encoding DUF1353 domain-containing protein: protein MPFIGPDPADASLWRQITTVDLRQLPVTRRWKVLFEVIREFGYTELPADVGTPQSPAWSAGTVQHLVPRGMETDLASVPPFLWGVIASYGRQTLPALLHDRLCWAAQLPDQPAPYRRRARREADDQFRRTLRASGSGPLRRWLMWAAVRVFGRPPVLAPFALLVVGAIALLVAGPGWVPALVAIAVGAVGVLVLTLAGAVEQERVPVLAAPGALVPAADEFGPRRLVPRAVGGLLGAVLVSLVAALPIAVLGVATLVAELVVGLGEHTTSAADSRRAGPAKPDGSPGATARIQWRPLVDEDASTVNANPGPGDL from the coding sequence GTGCCGTTCATCGGACCGGACCCGGCGGACGCCTCGCTCTGGCGGCAGATCACCACGGTCGACCTGCGCCAGCTGCCCGTGACGCGCCGCTGGAAGGTGCTCTTCGAGGTCATCCGTGAGTTCGGCTACACCGAGCTCCCCGCCGACGTGGGCACGCCGCAGAGCCCGGCGTGGTCGGCCGGGACCGTGCAGCACCTGGTGCCGCGCGGCATGGAGACGGACCTCGCCTCGGTGCCCCCGTTCCTGTGGGGCGTGATCGCCAGCTACGGCCGGCAGACCCTGCCCGCTCTCCTGCACGACCGGCTGTGCTGGGCCGCACAGCTGCCGGACCAGCCTGCGCCGTACCGGCGCCGGGCCCGACGGGAGGCGGACGACCAGTTCCGCCGCACGCTGCGCGCGAGCGGTTCGGGGCCCCTGCGCCGGTGGCTCATGTGGGCGGCGGTCCGGGTCTTCGGGCGGCCGCCGGTCCTCGCGCCGTTCGCTCTGCTCGTGGTCGGGGCGATCGCCCTGCTCGTCGCCGGGCCGGGCTGGGTGCCCGCGCTGGTCGCGATCGCGGTCGGTGCGGTGGGCGTGCTGGTCCTGACGCTCGCGGGTGCCGTCGAGCAGGAGCGGGTGCCCGTCCTCGCAGCGCCCGGCGCCCTGGTCCCCGCCGCGGACGAGTTCGGGCCGCGACGGCTCGTGCCGCGCGCGGTCGGCGGCCTGCTCGGTGCGGTGCTCGTCAGCCTCGTGGCGGCGCTCCCGATCGCCGTGCTCGGCGTGGCCACGCTCGTCGCCGAGCTCGTCGTCGGCCTGGGCGAGCACACCACCTCGGCCGCCGACAGTCGCAGGGCCGGTCCTGCGAAGCCGGACGGGAGCCCGGGAGCCACGGCGCGCATCCAGTGGCGTCCGCTCGTCGACGAGGACGCGAGCACGGTGAACGCGAACCCCGGCCCGGGCGACCTCTGA
- a CDS encoding alpha/beta hydrolase family protein, with translation MTIATAPASPWTTIAYGTHPDQVTEVTVPEGATGPLPLVVLLHGGVWREPHDRVHIRPLAAALAATGVVVANTEYRRVGGAGGWPQTFEDVALATDTVPDLIGSAGLAQVDPEAVVLVGHSAGGHLALWATVRHLVPAGAPGHRAAPLPVAGVVPLAGVVALSSLQRTGPDGDSVERLMGGDPGSVPGRYAAGDPTLLGAPSCRTVLVHGAQDEAVPVGTARDYAAARPGVDLVELAGTGHFEVIDPTSTAWPAVLGAVCAALGVTAGGDPEGGGRRADGGRRQPAEPERT, from the coding sequence GTGACCATCGCGACCGCACCCGCCAGCCCTTGGACCACGATCGCCTACGGGACCCACCCGGACCAGGTCACCGAGGTGACCGTGCCCGAAGGCGCGACCGGCCCGCTCCCCCTCGTCGTGCTGCTGCACGGCGGGGTGTGGCGCGAACCGCACGACCGCGTGCACATCCGCCCGCTCGCGGCGGCCCTGGCGGCAACCGGCGTGGTCGTCGCCAACACCGAGTACCGACGCGTCGGCGGGGCCGGCGGATGGCCGCAGACGTTCGAGGACGTCGCGCTGGCGACCGACACGGTGCCCGACCTGATCGGGTCCGCCGGGCTGGCGCAGGTCGACCCGGAGGCGGTCGTGCTCGTCGGGCACTCGGCGGGCGGGCACCTCGCGCTCTGGGCGACCGTGCGGCACCTGGTCCCGGCGGGCGCCCCGGGCCACCGGGCCGCGCCGTTACCGGTCGCGGGGGTCGTGCCGCTGGCCGGCGTCGTCGCGCTCAGCTCGTTGCAGCGCACCGGTCCGGACGGCGACTCCGTGGAGCGGCTCATGGGCGGCGACCCCGGCAGCGTTCCCGGGCGCTATGCCGCCGGCGACCCCACCCTGCTCGGGGCACCCTCGTGCCGGACCGTCCTCGTCCACGGCGCGCAGGACGAGGCGGTACCTGTCGGGACGGCCCGTGACTACGCCGCCGCGCGCCCGGGCGTCGACCTCGTCGAGCTGGCGGGCACCGGGCACTTCGAGGTCATCGACCCGACCTCGACGGCCTGGCCTGCCGTGCTCGGTGCGGTGTGCGCCGCCCTCGGGGTCACCGCTGGGGGTGACCCCGAGGGCGGCGGCCGGCGGGCTGACGGCGGCCGACGTCAGCCCGCCGAACCCGAACGCACCTGA
- a CDS encoding bifunctional lysylphosphatidylglycerol flippase/synthetase MprF produces MDEQPTATGPLRVLGRVPFTTAVLATMVVAGFLTRALWAPLHDSPLWDDLAYGLPAFEAGQWWTVVTGSALAASPWQYLPVIGGFALLVGYTEWRMGSSRAAVVTVAGQALGVVLSAVMLSALSRTGWAWAVETARLRDVGFSAGAIAALTASAAALRPPWRARVWLVTAVYVLTSAALLGTLADLEHIVGLLVGLALGPWLTGRPAALRLRRTTRREMRLLASGFFVASAAVVLLTAATAPTDGPLGPFGGASWAGAGFSATIDLVIAAGLHRGRRVWWRIAIALTSLSAALALLLVLAGVGPGGETGLPREVLTLLLDLGALALLGWGRAAFRNVGRGDPLLGGRTGSDVDRARARELLVRLGCPNRISWMTTWPESSRWQVPDVPGYVAYQVHARGALALGDPVAATVQERRHLIETFMDAATEAGLTPGFFSATTEVAALAGERGWLAVQVAEEAVIDLPALSLRGKQWQSVRTALNQASKVGIEHRLVRLADEPVGVQAQVRAISDAWVVEGGLPEMGFTLGGVDEALDRDVRVGLAVDANGHVHGVTSWLPIHRDGRCVGWTLDLMRRAEDSFRPTMEFLIASACLEFQEEGYAEASLSGAPLAGEHADDVPPTAVDLVLERMSVLLEPLYGFRSLHQFKQKFRPRPDPLYLVVRDEAALPAVGLALGRAYLPDATPGDLVGAVRQVRSGSAG; encoded by the coding sequence ATGGACGAGCAGCCGACTGCCACCGGCCCGCTCAGGGTGCTGGGGCGTGTGCCGTTCACCACCGCCGTGCTGGCGACGATGGTCGTCGCCGGCTTCCTCACCCGTGCGCTGTGGGCACCGCTGCACGACTCACCGCTGTGGGACGACCTCGCCTACGGCCTTCCGGCGTTCGAGGCTGGCCAGTGGTGGACCGTGGTGACCGGCTCCGCGCTGGCCGCCTCGCCGTGGCAGTACCTGCCGGTGATCGGCGGCTTCGCCCTGCTCGTCGGTTACACCGAGTGGCGGATGGGGAGCTCGCGGGCCGCGGTCGTCACGGTCGCGGGCCAGGCGCTCGGCGTGGTGCTCTCGGCTGTGATGCTCTCGGCGCTGTCCCGTACCGGGTGGGCGTGGGCCGTCGAGACCGCACGGCTGCGCGACGTCGGCTTCAGCGCGGGCGCGATCGCCGCCCTCACCGCGAGCGCCGCGGCCCTGCGGCCCCCGTGGCGGGCACGCGTCTGGCTGGTCACCGCCGTCTACGTCCTGACCTCGGCCGCCCTCCTCGGCACCCTCGCGGACCTGGAGCACATCGTCGGCCTGCTGGTCGGTCTGGCACTCGGCCCGTGGCTCACCGGCAGACCGGCCGCCCTGCGTCTACGTCGCACCACGCGGCGCGAGATGCGCCTGCTCGCCTCGGGCTTCTTCGTCGCGTCCGCAGCGGTCGTCCTGCTGACCGCCGCGACGGCGCCGACCGACGGGCCGCTCGGACCGTTCGGTGGGGCGTCATGGGCGGGGGCGGGGTTCTCGGCGACGATCGACCTGGTGATCGCGGCCGGGCTGCACCGGGGCCGGCGGGTCTGGTGGCGGATCGCGATCGCGCTCACCTCGCTCAGCGCGGCGCTGGCGCTGCTGCTGGTGCTCGCCGGCGTCGGCCCGGGCGGCGAGACCGGTCTGCCGCGCGAGGTGCTCACGCTGCTGCTGGACCTGGGGGCGCTCGCGCTGCTGGGGTGGGGTCGGGCGGCGTTCCGCAACGTCGGACGCGGCGACCCGCTGCTCGGCGGGCGGACCGGCTCGGACGTGGACCGGGCCCGTGCGCGCGAGCTGCTCGTCAGGCTTGGGTGCCCGAACCGGATCTCCTGGATGACGACGTGGCCCGAGAGCTCGCGCTGGCAGGTGCCCGACGTGCCCGGCTACGTCGCCTACCAGGTGCATGCGCGCGGTGCCCTGGCCCTCGGCGACCCCGTCGCGGCGACGGTGCAGGAGCGCCGCCACCTGATCGAGACGTTCATGGACGCCGCGACCGAGGCGGGGCTGACCCCCGGGTTCTTCTCGGCGACCACCGAGGTCGCCGCGCTTGCCGGTGAGCGCGGCTGGCTCGCCGTCCAGGTTGCGGAGGAGGCCGTGATCGACCTGCCGGCGCTCAGCCTGCGCGGCAAGCAGTGGCAGTCCGTGCGCACGGCGCTGAACCAGGCGAGCAAGGTGGGCATCGAGCACCGGCTGGTCCGGCTGGCCGACGAGCCGGTGGGTGTGCAGGCGCAGGTGCGGGCCATCTCCGACGCCTGGGTGGTCGAGGGAGGCCTACCCGAGATGGGCTTCACACTCGGTGGTGTCGACGAGGCCCTCGACCGGGACGTGCGGGTCGGCCTGGCGGTCGACGCGAACGGCCATGTGCACGGTGTGACCAGCTGGCTGCCGATCCACCGTGACGGGCGGTGCGTCGGGTGGACACTCGACCTCATGCGCCGGGCGGAGGACTCCTTCCGGCCGACGATGGAGTTCCTGATCGCCTCGGCTTGCCTGGAGTTCCAGGAGGAGGGCTACGCGGAGGCGTCGCTGTCCGGGGCGCCCCTGGCCGGCGAGCACGCCGACGACGTGCCGCCCACCGCGGTCGACCTCGTGCTCGAGCGCATGTCGGTGCTGCTCGAGCCGCTGTACGGCTTTCGGTCGTTGCACCAGTTCAAGCAGAAGTTCCGGCCGCGTCCCGACCCGCTGTACCTGGTGGTGCGCGACGAGGCAGCGCTGCCCGCCGTCGGCCTGGCGCTCGGACGCGCGTACCTCCCGGATGCGACCCCCGGTGACCTGGTCGGCGCGGTCCGTCAGGTGCGTTCGGGTTCGGCGGGCTGA
- a CDS encoding DUF389 domain-containing protein: MTSRARRRPSLRTWLLPASQRRTIAELHSDLDLTEGDSASKRSAFWVMLALSSIIATAGVLADSTATVIGAMIIAPLSTPIMGTALGLAQGERRTGLRASGFVLAGSLLAVGIGIGFSALVPGDIDLLANSQIAGRTSPGLLDLAAAIATGFAGAVALSRKDVAAVLPGVAISISLVPPLAVVGVCLGAGSPTLAYGAALLFASNLLALVLAGTLIFAALGYGDEGAAAEGRPRRRASLTVGLLLALVAVPLATNSAFSYLVTVLTARVQTIAQSWVAAVPGASITDVTFVSSAVHVDVQTPGEIPPVDDLLASLTGTLPDGIPVVVTTSLGEQIDAGVVGRD; this comes from the coding sequence ATGACCTCACGCGCGCGGCGCCGTCCCAGTCTGCGAACCTGGCTGCTCCCCGCATCCCAGCGCCGCACGATCGCCGAGCTGCACAGCGACCTCGACCTGACCGAGGGCGACAGCGCCTCGAAGCGCAGTGCGTTCTGGGTGATGCTCGCGCTCTCGTCGATCATCGCGACCGCGGGCGTGCTGGCGGACTCCACGGCCACGGTCATCGGAGCCATGATCATCGCGCCGCTGTCGACGCCGATCATGGGAACAGCCCTCGGGCTCGCCCAGGGCGAACGGCGCACCGGTCTGCGCGCCTCCGGGTTCGTCCTGGCCGGTTCCCTGCTCGCCGTCGGCATCGGCATCGGCTTCTCGGCTCTCGTCCCCGGCGACATCGACCTGCTCGCCAACAGCCAGATCGCGGGACGGACCTCACCCGGGCTGCTCGACCTCGCCGCGGCCATCGCGACCGGTTTCGCCGGGGCCGTCGCGCTGTCGCGCAAGGACGTCGCCGCGGTTCTTCCCGGTGTCGCGATCTCGATCTCGCTCGTGCCGCCCCTGGCCGTCGTCGGCGTCTGCCTCGGCGCAGGTTCGCCGACCTTGGCCTACGGGGCAGCGCTCCTGTTCGCTTCCAACCTGCTGGCTCTGGTGCTCGCCGGCACCCTGATCTTCGCCGCGCTCGGGTACGGCGACGAGGGCGCGGCGGCGGAGGGGCGCCCTCGTCGTCGCGCCTCGCTGACCGTCGGCCTGCTGCTGGCCCTCGTCGCCGTGCCGCTGGCGACGAACTCGGCCTTCAGCTACCTGGTCACGGTGCTCACGGCACGGGTGCAGACGATCGCGCAGAGCTGGGTCGCCGCGGTGCCGGGGGCCTCGATCACCGACGTCACGTTCGTCTCCTCGGCCGTGCACGTCGACGTCCAGACCCCCGGCGAGATCCCGCCGGTCGACGACC